The following proteins are encoded in a genomic region of Streptococcus constellatus subsp. constellatus:
- a CDS encoding DUF1858 domain-containing protein, with amino-acid sequence MDNIIDVSIPVAEVIDKHPEVLEILVELGFKPLANSLMRNTVGRKVSLKQGSKLEGTPMEKIVRTLKANGYEVIGLD; translated from the coding sequence ATGGACAATATCATTGATGTATCAATTCCTGTTGCAGAGGTGATTGACAAACATCCAGAGGTGCTGGAAATTTTAGTGGAGCTTGGGTTTAAACCTTTGGCAAATTCTCTCATGCGTAATACAGTTGGGCGGAAAGTTTCGCTGAAGCAGGGGTCTAAGCTGGAAGGCACACCGATGGAGAAAATTGTTAGGACCTTAAAAGCAAATGGCTATGAAGTGATAGGACTAGACTAA